In a single window of the Arachis hypogaea cultivar Tifrunner chromosome 6, arahy.Tifrunner.gnm2.J5K5, whole genome shotgun sequence genome:
- the LOC112696916 gene encoding uncharacterized protein isoform X2 — MRWFFFSAAVAAVAILLLFLICPSFVARDHQNPPPLPGVSIERPVLPVTPSPLSGHSATYDGGVQNTLRCARVPVYGISRLNLLSYASSFHISVAHSAAISEKLHSQTHVCLHRDISLGLCECQKDEWESVQKGIWSAVMSPYETRYVDVRINGQIPDSVTIALEEDLQDWSLTSLLLGLALLFAPIITSRVPFCHSSSLVTVIFPVIVIQLFEVAIFVILSIILAGAALVYSVVRRFVFSEQDGTKAAGVARFVILKWEMRIIGSTFIFQSTIDPPLAKGTLASFAVVYIVVKCLSVWNEGSVNGRTADTDEFTRGYFSTYHNLGNREMFTENQWVESTQRYTEQALADLMASPAFIAWLTESTGRIRVDPHEPAKNVSRLGALRNLLPWPWPFQEDSEI, encoded by the exons ATGAGGTGGTTCTTCTTCTCCGCCGCGGTCGCCGCCGTCGCTATCTTACTTCTCTTCCTCATCTGCCCCTCTTTCGTCGCCCGGGATCATCAGAATCCTCCTCCACTCCCAG GAGTTAGCATTGAAAGGCCGGTGTTACCGGTCACCCCTAGCCCCCTTTCTGGTCATTCAGCTACTTATGATGGTGGTGTTCAAAACACTTTAAGATGTGCGCGTGTTCCCGTCTATGGCATCTCAAGATTGAATCTTCTGAGCTATGCTAGTTCGTTCCATATTTCTGTGGCTCACTCGGCTGCAATCTCAGAGAAGTTACATAGCCAAACTCATGTTTGTCTACATAG GGACATTTCACTTGGATTGTGTGAGTGCCAAAAGGATGAATGGGAGAGTGTGCAGAAGGGGATCTGGAGTGCTGTTATGTCACCCTACGAAACCAGATATGTTGATGTCAGGATCAATGGTCAAATACCAGATTCTGTTACAATTGCTCTTGAAGAAG ATCTTCAGGATTGGTCTCTTACTAGTCTTCTACTTGGATTGGCATTGCTGTTCGCTCCAATTATTACCAGTCGGGTTCCATTTTGCCACAGCAGTTCATTGGTTACAGTGATCTTTCCTGTCATTGTAATTCAACTATTTGAG GTTGCTATTTTTGTAATCCTGAGCATCATCTTGGCTGGAGCTGCTTTAGTTTACTCAGTTGTTAGGAGGTTTGTTTTTTCAGAACAAGATGGTACTAAGGCTGCTGGGGTTGCTCGGTTTGTGATACTGAAGTGGGAAATGCGCATCATAGGATCCACCTTTATTTTTCAG AGTACTATTGATCCTCCTTTAGCAAAAGGAACCTTGGCCTCTTTTGCAGTTGTTTATATTGTTGTTAAGTGTCTTAGTGTATG GAATGAAGGTTCAGTAAATGGTAGAACAGCTGATACTGATGAATTCACGAGAG GGTATTTCTCAACCTATCACAACCTGGGAAACCGAGAGATGTTCACAGAGAATCAGTGGGTTGAGTCGACTCAAAGATACACTGAGCAAGCCTTAGCAGACTTGATGGCATCTCCGGCTTTCATTGCCTGGTTGACTGAGAGTACAGGCCGGATACGAGTTGATCCACATGAACCAGCCAAGAATGTTAGCAGGCTAGGAGCATTAAGGAACTTACTTCCATGGCCATGGCCTTTTCAAGAAGATTCAGAAATCTAA
- the LOC112696916 gene encoding uncharacterized protein isoform X1, translating into MRWFFFSAAVAAVAILLLFLICPSFVARDHQNPPPLPGVSIERPVLPVTPSPLSGHSATYDGGVQNTLRCARVPVYGISRLNLLSYASSFHISVAHSAAISEKLHSQTHVCLHRDISLGLCECQKDEWESVQKGIWSAVMSPYETRYVDVRINGQIPDSVTIALEEDLQDWSLTSLLLGLALLFAPIITSRVPFCHSSSLVTVIFPVIVIQLFEVAIFVILSIILAGAALVYSVVRRFVFSEQDGTKAAGVARFVILKWEMRIIGSTFIFQSTIDPPLAKGTLASFAVVYIVVKCLSVWPFISSRNEGSVNGRTADTDEFTRGYFSTYHNLGNREMFTENQWVESTQRYTEQALADLMASPAFIAWLTESTGRIRVDPHEPAKNVSRLGALRNLLPWPWPFQEDSEI; encoded by the exons ATGAGGTGGTTCTTCTTCTCCGCCGCGGTCGCCGCCGTCGCTATCTTACTTCTCTTCCTCATCTGCCCCTCTTTCGTCGCCCGGGATCATCAGAATCCTCCTCCACTCCCAG GAGTTAGCATTGAAAGGCCGGTGTTACCGGTCACCCCTAGCCCCCTTTCTGGTCATTCAGCTACTTATGATGGTGGTGTTCAAAACACTTTAAGATGTGCGCGTGTTCCCGTCTATGGCATCTCAAGATTGAATCTTCTGAGCTATGCTAGTTCGTTCCATATTTCTGTGGCTCACTCGGCTGCAATCTCAGAGAAGTTACATAGCCAAACTCATGTTTGTCTACATAG GGACATTTCACTTGGATTGTGTGAGTGCCAAAAGGATGAATGGGAGAGTGTGCAGAAGGGGATCTGGAGTGCTGTTATGTCACCCTACGAAACCAGATATGTTGATGTCAGGATCAATGGTCAAATACCAGATTCTGTTACAATTGCTCTTGAAGAAG ATCTTCAGGATTGGTCTCTTACTAGTCTTCTACTTGGATTGGCATTGCTGTTCGCTCCAATTATTACCAGTCGGGTTCCATTTTGCCACAGCAGTTCATTGGTTACAGTGATCTTTCCTGTCATTGTAATTCAACTATTTGAG GTTGCTATTTTTGTAATCCTGAGCATCATCTTGGCTGGAGCTGCTTTAGTTTACTCAGTTGTTAGGAGGTTTGTTTTTTCAGAACAAGATGGTACTAAGGCTGCTGGGGTTGCTCGGTTTGTGATACTGAAGTGGGAAATGCGCATCATAGGATCCACCTTTATTTTTCAG AGTACTATTGATCCTCCTTTAGCAAAAGGAACCTTGGCCTCTTTTGCAGTTGTTTATATTGTTGTTAAGTGTCTTAGTGTATG GCCATTCATTTCAAGCAGGAATGAAGGTTCAGTAAATGGTAGAACAGCTGATACTGATGAATTCACGAGAG GGTATTTCTCAACCTATCACAACCTGGGAAACCGAGAGATGTTCACAGAGAATCAGTGGGTTGAGTCGACTCAAAGATACACTGAGCAAGCCTTAGCAGACTTGATGGCATCTCCGGCTTTCATTGCCTGGTTGACTGAGAGTACAGGCCGGATACGAGTTGATCCACATGAACCAGCCAAGAATGTTAGCAGGCTAGGAGCATTAAGGAACTTACTTCCATGGCCATGGCCTTTTCAAGAAGATTCAGAAATCTAA
- the LOC112696916 gene encoding uncharacterized protein isoform X3 → MLVRSIFLWLTRLQSQRSYIAKLMFVYIGDKCITFNVHSMFIFIFCQCIPPCWCIPGIETLSWTWFQLSVKIYEDCLFLLIMDRDISLGLCECQKDEWESVQKGIWSAVMSPYETRYVDVRINGQIPDSVTIALEEDLQDWSLTSLLLGLALLFAPIITSRVPFCHSSSLVTVIFPVIVIQLFEVAIFVILSIILAGAALVYSVVRRFVFSEQDGTKAAGVARFVILKWEMRIIGSTFIFQSTIDPPLAKGTLASFAVVYIVVKCLSVWPFISSRNEGSVNGRTADTDEFTRGYFSTYHNLGNREMFTENQWVESTQRYTEQALADLMASPAFIAWLTESTGRIRVDPHEPAKNVSRLGALRNLLPWPWPFQEDSEI, encoded by the exons ATGCTAGTTCGTTCCATATTTCTGTGGCTCACTCGGCTGCAATCTCAGAGAAGTTACATAGCCAAACTCATGTTTGTCTACATAGGTGATAAGTGCATAACTTTCAACGTACATAgtatgtttatatttattttctgtcaATGCATTCCTCCTTGTTGGTGCATTCCCGGAATAGAAACACTATCATGGACATGGTTTCAACTTTCTGTAAAAATCTATGAAGATTGCCTTTTCTTATTAATAATGGATAGGGACATTTCACTTGGATTGTGTGAGTGCCAAAAGGATGAATGGGAGAGTGTGCAGAAGGGGATCTGGAGTGCTGTTATGTCACCCTACGAAACCAGATATGTTGATGTCAGGATCAATGGTCAAATACCAGATTCTGTTACAATTGCTCTTGAAGAAG ATCTTCAGGATTGGTCTCTTACTAGTCTTCTACTTGGATTGGCATTGCTGTTCGCTCCAATTATTACCAGTCGGGTTCCATTTTGCCACAGCAGTTCATTGGTTACAGTGATCTTTCCTGTCATTGTAATTCAACTATTTGAG GTTGCTATTTTTGTAATCCTGAGCATCATCTTGGCTGGAGCTGCTTTAGTTTACTCAGTTGTTAGGAGGTTTGTTTTTTCAGAACAAGATGGTACTAAGGCTGCTGGGGTTGCTCGGTTTGTGATACTGAAGTGGGAAATGCGCATCATAGGATCCACCTTTATTTTTCAG AGTACTATTGATCCTCCTTTAGCAAAAGGAACCTTGGCCTCTTTTGCAGTTGTTTATATTGTTGTTAAGTGTCTTAGTGTATG GCCATTCATTTCAAGCAGGAATGAAGGTTCAGTAAATGGTAGAACAGCTGATACTGATGAATTCACGAGAG GGTATTTCTCAACCTATCACAACCTGGGAAACCGAGAGATGTTCACAGAGAATCAGTGGGTTGAGTCGACTCAAAGATACACTGAGCAAGCCTTAGCAGACTTGATGGCATCTCCGGCTTTCATTGCCTGGTTGACTGAGAGTACAGGCCGGATACGAGTTGATCCACATGAACCAGCCAAGAATGTTAGCAGGCTAGGAGCATTAAGGAACTTACTTCCATGGCCATGGCCTTTTCAAGAAGATTCAGAAATCTAA
- the LOC112696917 gene encoding uncharacterized protein isoform X1 yields the protein MAIVIFPVIIILLFQVAIVVILSIILAGAALGDRIVRKFVFPKQDGTKHAGVAKFVILKWGMRIIGSAFIFQSTTDPPLANGALVSFAAAYLIIKCIHTWHEGSVNGNPPQQWNRGTDGSDSFMEGHVYSSTFYNNRKRLTENERVESTRKFTDQALAELIASPAFSAWFIANADRIRVDPHEPAKNVNKLRALKELSSMAMAYWRRVINLSMSKTNTLIGIITDHAIWSGG from the exons ATGGCTATAGTGATCTTTCCTGTCATTATAATTCTACTATTTCAG GTTGCTATTGTTGTAATACTGAGCATCATCTTGGCTGGAGCTGCTTTAGGTGATAGAATTGTTAGGAAATTTGTTTTCCCGAAACAAGATGGTACTAAGCATGCTGGGGTCGCTAAGTTTGTGATACTGAAATGGGGAATGCGCATCATAGGATCCGCCTTCATTTTTCAG AGCACGACTGATCCGCCTTTGGCAAATGGAGCCTTGGTCTCGTTTGCAGCTGCTTATCTTATTATAAAGTGTATTCACACATG GCATGAAGGTTCAGTGAATGGTAATCCCCCTCAGCAGTGGAATAGAGGAACAGATGGTAGTGACAGCTTCATGGAAG GGCACGTTTATAGCTCAACCTTTTACAACAACAGAAAGAGGTTAACAGAGAATGAGCGGGTTGAGTCAACCCGAAAATTCACTGATCAAGCTTTAGCAGAGTTGATAGCATCTCCAGCTTTCAGTGCCTGGTTTATTGCGAATGCGGACCGGATACGAGTTGATCCACATGAACCAGCCAAGAATGTCAACAAGTTAAGAGCATTAAAGGAGCTTTCTTCTATGGCCATGGCCTATTGGAGGAGAGTCATAAATCTAAGTATGAGCAAAACAAATACTTTGATTGGAATAATTACAGATCATGCGATTTGGTCTGGAGGGTAA
- the LOC112696917 gene encoding uncharacterized protein isoform X2, producing the protein MVKHQCLLQLLLKKVAIVVILSIILAGAALGDRIVRKFVFPKQDGTKHAGVAKFVILKWGMRIIGSAFIFQSTTDPPLANGALVSFAAAYLIIKCIHTWHEGSVNGNPPQQWNRGTDGSDSFMEGHVYSSTFYNNRKRLTENERVESTRKFTDQALAELIASPAFSAWFIANADRIRVDPHEPAKNVNKLRALKELSSMAMAYWRRVINLSMSKTNTLIGIITDHAIWSGG; encoded by the exons ATGGTCAAACATCAGTGTCTGTTACAATTGCTCTTGAAGAAG GTTGCTATTGTTGTAATACTGAGCATCATCTTGGCTGGAGCTGCTTTAGGTGATAGAATTGTTAGGAAATTTGTTTTCCCGAAACAAGATGGTACTAAGCATGCTGGGGTCGCTAAGTTTGTGATACTGAAATGGGGAATGCGCATCATAGGATCCGCCTTCATTTTTCAG AGCACGACTGATCCGCCTTTGGCAAATGGAGCCTTGGTCTCGTTTGCAGCTGCTTATCTTATTATAAAGTGTATTCACACATG GCATGAAGGTTCAGTGAATGGTAATCCCCCTCAGCAGTGGAATAGAGGAACAGATGGTAGTGACAGCTTCATGGAAG GGCACGTTTATAGCTCAACCTTTTACAACAACAGAAAGAGGTTAACAGAGAATGAGCGGGTTGAGTCAACCCGAAAATTCACTGATCAAGCTTTAGCAGAGTTGATAGCATCTCCAGCTTTCAGTGCCTGGTTTATTGCGAATGCGGACCGGATACGAGTTGATCCACATGAACCAGCCAAGAATGTCAACAAGTTAAGAGCATTAAAGGAGCTTTCTTCTATGGCCATGGCCTATTGGAGGAGAGTCATAAATCTAAGTATGAGCAAAACAAATACTTTGATTGGAATAATTACAGATCATGCGATTTGGTCTGGAGGGTAA